The Candidatus Acidiferrales bacterium genome has a segment encoding these proteins:
- a CDS encoding UTP--glucose-1-phosphate uridylyltransferase, with amino-acid sequence MSELVALIASKDPDIRDQSLDFFCRSASLEQLLDECSELEEFRHSSPNLYEQVRSLFFLYAIHRFHIPKKKGIAARGLIPYRGYEDLLNRRFEEAIRSFLRVQEERGCQDGISSALAVAYRSLGFQTLADQVRASVRSVRGNQWMFRTGHLSDHPLHVIPTLLQKVNGLYPILHEQTPVRMDLSHSGWSDIFFLGMDFPEGARVLNISIDLAVQDQSSPPRPPVEVFFRTIDAPVIRLVSTDLGASTEIVSFAQLFDFAADYLGLLKAAVIASGIVPPGMEGLSQTFSDLLSKVVGPGLGIEIVSQVNGIPKGSRLAVSTTLLASIIAVCMRATGQTSSLTGSLIELERRTVAARAILGEWLGGSGGGWQDSGGVWSGIKLIQGVQSGEEDIEFGVSRGCLLPHYVILGQDDVSLRTRRQLQESLLLVHGGMAQDVGPILEMVTERYLLRSKVEWDARKKAHSLFDEIVAQLKKGDVQSLGGSTQENFFGPIQTIIPWATNLYTESVIAQVQAEFGKDFWGFLMLGGMSGGGMGFFFHPRRKRQAQKRLQEIMNLQKKRFEHGIPFAMEPVVYDFAINEKGSSAELLVDENALMPRRYYTLMVPLLLRKDTRTITADERSELEHFSSACKTNPSLDGTLEQILSRILPESNVQDSQDQTLENLLEHHGFDRVQHEQIKADLRVGRIGLAQNRLPVSTTIIDVGEEDVFDVTKGIASQYYGTGSDAIASGMVAVLTLAAGAGSRWTKGAGTVKALNPFCRISGAHRTFIEAHLAKSRKTMKDFGAAVPHMISTGYLTHDAIKEYLEQENYYGYVENAYLSPGSNVGLRLIPTVRDLRFAWLEMPQQLLDEQAQKVLESFHKSLMDWAERNGEATDYTDNVPLQCLNPAGHWYEIPNLLRNGVLSDIVKKQPHIKFIMVHNIDTMGANIDPGILGWHIESKAGMTVEVITRRLEDRGGGLAKTNGRLRLIEGLAMPREEDEFNLSYYNSATYWIDIDQLLGIFGLDRSNLDNHEKVKEAVRTVASRMPTYITLKSVKKRWGKGQEDVFPTLQYEKLWGDMTILPELSCSYIVVPRERGQQLKEPAQMDGWLRDGSAEYLQTLCEWES; translated from the coding sequence ATGAGTGAACTCGTTGCCCTGATTGCGAGCAAAGATCCTGATATACGCGATCAATCTCTCGACTTTTTTTGTCGCTCAGCTTCACTTGAGCAGCTTCTTGATGAATGCTCCGAGCTTGAGGAGTTTCGGCATTCAAGTCCCAATCTATATGAGCAAGTCCGGTCGCTCTTTTTCCTTTATGCAATCCATCGATTCCACATTCCGAAGAAAAAGGGAATTGCTGCGCGAGGACTCATTCCGTACCGGGGCTACGAGGATCTCCTGAATCGCCGGTTTGAAGAAGCGATTCGATCCTTCCTTCGTGTTCAGGAAGAGAGAGGATGTCAGGACGGTATCTCAAGTGCACTCGCCGTCGCGTATCGAAGTCTCGGTTTCCAGACGCTTGCAGACCAGGTTCGGGCGAGCGTGCGCTCTGTTCGAGGAAACCAGTGGATGTTCCGAACCGGGCATTTATCCGATCATCCACTGCATGTTATACCAACCCTGCTTCAGAAGGTGAACGGGCTATATCCCATTCTTCATGAGCAGACTCCAGTGCGGATGGATCTATCTCACAGCGGCTGGAGCGATATTTTCTTCTTGGGCATGGATTTTCCTGAGGGCGCGCGCGTCCTCAACATCTCTATCGATCTTGCTGTACAAGATCAATCAAGTCCTCCTCGTCCGCCTGTCGAAGTCTTTTTCAGAACTATTGATGCCCCCGTGATTCGTCTCGTCAGCACGGACCTGGGCGCGTCTACGGAAATTGTGTCTTTTGCGCAGCTCTTTGATTTTGCTGCCGACTATCTTGGTCTGCTGAAGGCGGCCGTGATCGCATCTGGAATTGTTCCTCCCGGCATGGAGGGTCTAAGCCAGACGTTCTCTGATCTTCTATCGAAAGTTGTGGGGCCGGGCTTGGGAATTGAAATTGTGAGTCAGGTGAACGGTATCCCAAAAGGTTCACGGCTTGCGGTGTCCACCACGTTACTTGCTTCCATAATCGCTGTTTGTATGCGGGCAACCGGGCAGACTTCGTCACTCACGGGTTCCCTGATTGAGTTGGAGCGCCGCACTGTTGCCGCGCGCGCGATTCTCGGTGAATGGCTCGGTGGATCAGGTGGCGGCTGGCAAGATTCCGGCGGGGTATGGTCCGGCATTAAACTCATTCAAGGAGTGCAGAGCGGAGAAGAAGATATCGAGTTTGGCGTCAGCCGCGGTTGCCTCTTGCCACACTATGTAATTCTAGGTCAAGATGATGTTTCTCTGCGCACGCGCCGACAACTTCAGGAAAGTCTCCTGCTTGTCCATGGCGGCATGGCACAAGATGTCGGACCAATCCTGGAAATGGTGACAGAGCGATATCTGCTTCGGTCGAAGGTCGAATGGGATGCCCGCAAGAAGGCACATTCACTGTTCGATGAGATCGTCGCCCAACTGAAGAAGGGAGACGTTCAATCTCTAGGTGGTTCCACGCAGGAAAATTTCTTTGGGCCCATCCAAACGATCATCCCATGGGCAACGAACCTCTACACCGAATCAGTTATCGCACAAGTTCAGGCAGAATTTGGAAAGGACTTTTGGGGGTTCTTGATGTTGGGCGGAATGTCCGGCGGCGGCATGGGGTTTTTCTTCCATCCGAGACGAAAACGCCAGGCACAGAAACGATTGCAGGAAATCATGAACTTGCAGAAGAAGCGCTTCGAGCATGGAATCCCGTTCGCAATGGAACCCGTGGTATATGATTTCGCCATTAACGAAAAAGGATCATCAGCGGAACTGCTCGTCGATGAGAACGCCTTGATGCCTCGGCGTTATTACACACTTATGGTACCTCTGCTGCTGCGCAAAGACACCAGGACGATCACAGCCGACGAACGATCTGAACTGGAGCATTTCTCTTCCGCATGTAAGACAAACCCATCTCTTGATGGCACCCTGGAGCAGATACTCTCTCGCATTTTGCCGGAAAGCAATGTGCAAGATTCCCAAGATCAGACATTGGAGAATCTGCTGGAGCACCATGGATTTGATCGCGTTCAGCATGAGCAAATCAAAGCTGACCTGCGCGTCGGGCGTATCGGACTTGCTCAGAACAGACTGCCTGTGAGTACCACTATTATAGATGTCGGCGAGGAGGATGTGTTCGATGTTACGAAGGGAATCGCATCTCAATATTATGGGACCGGATCCGATGCCATCGCATCTGGGATGGTTGCCGTACTGACTCTCGCCGCAGGGGCCGGGAGCCGCTGGACAAAAGGGGCCGGAACAGTCAAGGCGCTCAATCCGTTCTGCCGTATCAGCGGCGCGCACCGTACATTCATCGAGGCGCATCTTGCAAAAAGCAGAAAGACGATGAAGGATTTCGGAGCGGCTGTCCCTCATATGATATCTACAGGATATCTGACCCATGATGCGATAAAGGAATATCTGGAGCAGGAAAATTATTACGGCTATGTCGAGAACGCGTATCTGTCGCCGGGGAGTAATGTCGGATTGCGTTTGATTCCCACAGTGCGTGATCTCCGGTTTGCCTGGCTGGAGATGCCGCAGCAGCTACTGGATGAGCAAGCTCAGAAGGTTCTCGAAAGTTTTCATAAGTCTCTGATGGATTGGGCTGAGCGAAACGGCGAAGCGACCGATTATACCGACAATGTACCGCTGCAGTGCCTCAATCCTGCGGGACATTGGTATGAAATCCCCAATCTCCTTCGCAATGGAGTCCTCTCAGACATCGTGAAGAAGCAGCCTCACATTAAGTTCATTATGGTTCATAATATCGATACAATGGGTGCTAACATCGATCCGGGTATCTTAGGGTGGCACATCGAAAGCAAAGCAGGGATGACCGTCGAGGTGATAACGCGCCGACTGGAAGATCGAGGGGGCGGATTAGCAAAAACCAACGGTCGTCTCCGATTGATTGAGGGACTCGCAATGCCGCGTGAGGAAGATGAGTTCAATCTCTCCTATTATAATTCGGCCACGTACTGGATTGATATAGATCAGCTGCTCGGAATATTCGGACTTGATCGTAGCAATCTGGACAACCACGAAAAGGTGAAGGAGGCTGTCCGAACAGTCGCGTCGCGGATGCCTACATACATCACTCTGAAGAGTGTCAAGAAGCGATGGGGCAAGGGACAGGAAGATGTCTTCCCGACACTTCAGTATGAAAAATTGTGGGGCGACATGACGATTCTTCCCGAATTGAGCTGCTCATATATAGTTGTGCCTCGCGAACGCGGCCAGCAATTGAAGGAACCGGCCCAAATGGACGGGTGGCTGAGAGACGGATCTGCAGAGTATCTGCAAACGCTTTGCGAGTGGGAAAGTTAA
- a CDS encoding M4 family metallopeptidase, which produces MFSRSRLVVYFITFLSLLSIAYPQMKQRKGVQLPAQTQTQSLSQSVDKSASNAGQNFLSFLRKNGIAPATVNQTKGASPNQTQSVNQGNGGTSKLQVPSTMPAVIRWNSRFGTPRLIEFHTSGSSSKTASNFSPDKGVSVAEQFLLNNKSLLKIVDPESEFKMVNSTTDKNGFTHVRFQQQFKGMEVWAKDVYVHIDGSGQVSSFNGEYAPTPAISDTAGPVVSSAAVSSAQMDLQSKGVDSSVPEFMKNNFGYSGPAATKVIWYGNMPVAHLAWFVEIRSGIDHDWYYFIDAVDGKILRSYDNVDHDGSVSSSGTDLNGASRSFHTYQVGSTYYMIDATQPMYDAADSKIPDNPVGALQVLNLNYSDASSSSTIYYVTSSNNQWTDASSVSALYNASVTYNFYRTVFNRNSINDSGMTIYSIIHVTENSQPMDNAFWNGYFMCYGDGNTDFKPLAGGLDVAAHEMTHGVTQHSANLEYVDQSGALNESMSDAFAKVVDTTNWTIGASVVKNLTDFPTGALRDLSNPHNGGTSEFDPCWQPATLAEYVSTTQDNGGVHVNSGIPNHAFYLVAKNIGRTEARQIWYKALTSYLTRSSQFVDARIATVSAAGELFGQSSSEVTAVKSAWTSVGVSDSVGTSQPPASMVVGPSYVLLTNTSSSDPNSLYMAKSEAVSNSDFFPLSQTTVANRPAVSDTGQIVLFVDGNNRLKALYTNPQNPDEQYIDTNEVWWSVAIGPGLSSIALTSIYIDTTIYYFDLANSTSVKFKVVTQSYDGPNTKTALYADALSFDPTGNYLLFDAYNQIIGSQGDTISYWNIGLINVSTSSISTVFPPQSQGTNLGDPVFSKTTTNRFAFDYWDEGTGQDYVMAADLSTGDIGTVAGPQDVLGYPSYSPDDDSVAYSTTMVVQSAEHYSINEMPLLSDKIDGDGSPFGLATDAMYPVWFAIGQRVTAEHDRPSTPLKFELGQNYPNPFNPSTVIGYQLAAVGHVTLSVYDILGRKVMTLVDGVETPGNHEVRFDGSSLASGVYFYRLTTDNFSATKKLVLMK; this is translated from the coding sequence ATGTTTTCAAGAAGCCGTCTTGTGGTTTATTTCATCACTTTTCTTTCGCTTCTGTCTATAGCATATCCGCAGATGAAGCAGAGGAAAGGCGTCCAGCTTCCGGCTCAAACTCAAACGCAATCACTGAGTCAATCGGTTGACAAATCTGCTTCGAATGCCGGGCAGAATTTCTTAAGTTTCCTCAGGAAGAACGGCATTGCGCCTGCTACGGTGAATCAAACAAAAGGAGCGTCTCCAAACCAAACTCAAAGTGTAAATCAAGGCAATGGCGGAACTTCAAAACTCCAGGTCCCGAGCACGATGCCTGCAGTCATAAGATGGAACAGCAGGTTTGGCACACCGCGCCTGATCGAATTCCACACGTCTGGAAGCTCAAGCAAGACCGCTTCAAACTTTTCCCCCGATAAGGGCGTGTCGGTTGCAGAGCAGTTCCTTTTGAACAACAAATCGCTTCTGAAAATTGTCGATCCCGAATCCGAATTCAAAATGGTAAACAGTACGACCGACAAAAACGGATTTACTCACGTCAGGTTTCAACAGCAATTTAAAGGGATGGAAGTGTGGGCAAAAGACGTGTATGTCCACATAGACGGCAGCGGTCAGGTCAGCTCTTTCAACGGTGAATATGCCCCTACTCCGGCAATTTCGGATACTGCCGGACCTGTTGTTTCCTCCGCCGCAGTCAGCTCGGCTCAAATGGATTTACAGTCGAAAGGAGTTGACTCTTCTGTCCCGGAATTTATGAAAAATAACTTCGGGTACTCCGGACCTGCAGCAACAAAGGTGATATGGTACGGTAATATGCCCGTTGCTCATCTTGCGTGGTTTGTCGAAATCAGGAGCGGCATCGACCATGATTGGTATTATTTCATCGATGCGGTTGACGGCAAAATCTTAAGGTCGTACGACAACGTTGACCATGATGGTTCAGTCAGCAGCTCGGGGACCGATCTCAACGGAGCGAGTCGTTCATTTCATACGTACCAGGTTGGCAGCACCTATTACATGATTGATGCGACACAGCCGATGTACGATGCTGCCGATTCTAAGATTCCCGATAATCCTGTAGGCGCGCTGCAGGTGCTCAACCTTAACTATTCCGATGCCTCGTCGAGCTCGACGATTTACTACGTAACGTCATCGAACAACCAATGGACCGATGCAAGCTCTGTCTCCGCACTCTACAATGCATCCGTTACATATAATTTTTACAGGACTGTTTTCAACAGAAATTCTATAAACGACAGCGGCATGACCATCTATTCTATAATCCATGTTACGGAAAATAGTCAGCCGATGGATAACGCCTTCTGGAACGGTTACTTCATGTGTTACGGCGATGGCAATACGGATTTTAAACCTCTTGCAGGCGGACTCGATGTAGCTGCGCATGAGATGACACACGGAGTTACGCAACATTCGGCTAATCTGGAGTACGTCGATCAATCGGGAGCACTCAACGAGTCGATGTCTGATGCATTCGCAAAGGTGGTCGACACAACAAACTGGACGATCGGTGCAAGCGTAGTAAAAAATTTAACAGACTTCCCGACCGGAGCTTTGCGTGATCTGTCCAACCCTCACAACGGAGGAACATCCGAGTTTGATCCGTGCTGGCAGCCGGCAACTCTGGCTGAGTATGTCAGCACAACTCAGGACAACGGCGGAGTACATGTCAACAGCGGCATTCCCAATCATGCGTTCTATCTGGTTGCTAAGAATATCGGAAGGACGGAAGCACGACAAATCTGGTACAAAGCCCTGACTTCATATCTCACACGGTCATCGCAGTTTGTCGATGCAAGAATTGCGACGGTGAGCGCTGCAGGCGAATTATTCGGGCAGTCGAGTTCTGAAGTAACTGCGGTGAAGAGTGCGTGGACCTCGGTCGGAGTGAGCGATAGCGTTGGGACATCCCAGCCGCCGGCTTCAATGGTCGTCGGCCCCAGCTATGTATTGCTGACCAACACCAGTTCGAGTGATCCAAACTCTCTCTATATGGCAAAATCGGAGGCGGTTTCGAACTCCGATTTCTTCCCCTTGAGTCAGACCACGGTTGCGAACAGACCTGCGGTATCCGATACCGGTCAGATCGTCTTATTTGTCGACGGCAACAACAGGCTGAAAGCTCTTTATACTAATCCGCAAAATCCCGATGAACAGTATATTGATACAAATGAAGTATGGTGGAGCGTAGCGATAGGTCCCGGACTCAGCAGCATTGCATTGACGTCGATTTATATTGATACCACGATCTATTATTTCGATCTCGCCAACAGCACTTCGGTTAAGTTTAAAGTTGTGACTCAGTCTTACGATGGTCCTAACACGAAAACAGCGTTATACGCCGATGCCTTATCATTTGACCCGACAGGAAATTATCTGTTGTTCGATGCTTACAATCAGATCATCGGATCGCAGGGAGATACCATCAGTTATTGGAACATCGGGCTCATAAACGTAAGCACCAGCTCCATCTCGACCGTGTTTCCTCCTCAATCGCAAGGAACGAATCTCGGCGACCCTGTCTTTTCAAAAACCACGACCAATCGTTTTGCTTTTGACTATTGGGATGAGGGAACAGGTCAGGATTATGTGATGGCAGCTGATCTCAGCACTGGAGATATAGGCACCGTTGCCGGTCCTCAGGACGTCCTCGGATATCCCTCTTACTCGCCGGATGACGACTCGGTTGCCTACAGTACCACAATGGTTGTTCAATCGGCGGAGCATTATTCAATAAATGAAATGCCCCTTCTCAGCGACAAGATTGACGGAGATGGGAGTCCTTTCGGTCTTGCAACTGACGCGATGTATCCTGTGTGGTTTGCGATCGGGCAGCGTGTGACTGCCGAGCACGACAGGCCTTCGACACCTCTGAAGTTTGAGCTCGGACAAAATTATCCGAATCCATTTAATCCGAGCACAGTCATCGGTTACCAGCTGGCGGCGGTTGGCCATGTTACCTTGAGTGTGTATGACATCCTCGGAAGGAAAGTAATGACGTTGGTCGACGGGGTCGAGACTCCGGGAAATCACGAGGTGAGGTTTGACGGTTCGTCTCTCGCCAGCGGAGTGTATTTCTACAGGCTCACTACCGACAATTTCAGTGCGACAAAAAAACTCGTGCTGATGAAGTAG
- a CDS encoding DivIVA domain-containing protein translates to MKLTPIQIRKAEFAKKMRGLDSEEVEAFLETIASDFEELLKENMELRAQKSVLTDELQNYKKMEDSLRSLVTQAERAASESSESLRRTSKIVEHEAEVKAQQILNEATQEMVRAKAKLAEVRNLRETIVKTIRTILTAQLDMLNSLENELLKQEPTAEILDIKSIVASIDKLGEENK, encoded by the coding sequence ATGAAATTAACTCCAATCCAAATTCGCAAGGCTGAATTTGCCAAGAAAATGCGCGGATTAGATTCCGAAGAGGTGGAAGCTTTCCTTGAAACCATTGCATCCGACTTCGAAGAATTACTCAAGGAAAACATGGAACTCCGCGCCCAGAAGTCGGTCTTAACTGATGAACTTCAAAACTATAAGAAGATGGAGGACTCGCTTCGTTCTCTAGTTACACAAGCTGAGAGGGCGGCATCCGAGTCCAGCGAGTCGCTGAGAAGAACGTCAAAGATCGTGGAGCATGAGGCTGAGGTCAAAGCCCAGCAAATATTGAACGAGGCAACCCAGGAGATGGTTCGCGCAAAAGCGAAACTCGCCGAAGTGAGAAATCTCCGAGAGACAATCGTGAAAACAATCCGGACGATACTCACCGCGCAGCTTGACATGTTGAACTCGCTTGAAAATGAACTTCTGAAACAGGAGCCTACCGCAGAGATTCTCGACATCAAGTCGATTGTTGCATCCATCGACAAGCTAGGGGAAGAAAATAAGTGA
- a CDS encoding purine-nucleoside phosphorylase, whose product MGELKRKIIESVGFINKHVKVEPTVGIILGTGLGALADEIDKKTIIDYGDIPHFPLSTVESHHGKLILGRIGGKNVVAMQGRFHFYEGYTMEQITLPVRVMKFLGAKTLIVSNAAGGLNPNFRRGDLMVIVDHINLLGQNPLIGPNDDSIGPRFPDMSEPYSKELISIAMQAALDNKIRVERGVFVAMTGPSLETRAEYRFLRQIGADAVGMSTVPEDIVAVHMGMKVCGFSVITDECFPDSLAPADVNDIIRVAKETEPKLTKLMKTVVERI is encoded by the coding sequence ATGGGCGAACTCAAAAGAAAGATCATAGAGTCCGTCGGGTTTATCAACAAGCATGTGAAGGTTGAACCGACGGTAGGAATAATTCTCGGGACCGGACTCGGCGCCCTCGCGGACGAGATTGATAAAAAAACGATAATTGACTACGGAGACATTCCGCACTTTCCTCTTTCGACTGTTGAATCACATCATGGCAAGTTGATTCTCGGACGCATCGGCGGTAAAAATGTGGTTGCGATGCAGGGGCGCTTTCATTTTTATGAGGGCTACACCATGGAGCAGATAACTCTGCCGGTCCGTGTAATGAAATTCCTTGGTGCAAAGACTTTGATTGTCTCGAATGCAGCGGGCGGACTCAATCCGAATTTTCGCAGAGGCGACCTCATGGTCATCGTGGACCACATAAATTTGCTCGGACAAAATCCACTTATCGGCCCGAACGACGATTCTATCGGCCCGCGTTTCCCTGATATGAGCGAGCCGTATTCAAAAGAGTTGATAAGTATTGCGATGCAGGCTGCGCTCGACAACAAGATCAGAGTCGAGCGGGGAGTGTTCGTCGCTATGACGGGTCCAAGTTTGGAGACGAGAGCGGAGTATAGGTTTCTTAGACAGATTGGCGCCGACGCAGTCGGCATGTCGACGGTTCCTGAGGATATCGTTGCCGTTCACATGGGAATGAAGGTCTGCGGATTTTCCGTCATAACCGACGAGTGTTTTCCTGATTCGCTTGCGCCGGCTGATGTGAACGATATTATCCGAGTTGCGAAGGAAACGGAGCCGAAGTTGACGAAGTTGATGAAGACAGTGGTTGAGAGAATCTGA
- a CDS encoding DUF2905 domain-containing protein: MDGFQSIGKSLVIIGGIVVLVGLFLIMAEKVNVPFLGKLPGDIYIKRKNFQFYFPIVTCIVLSLLLSFIFYLISYFSKR; the protein is encoded by the coding sequence ATGGACGGATTTCAAAGTATCGGAAAATCGCTTGTCATTATCGGAGGAATTGTTGTCCTTGTCGGACTTTTCCTTATCATGGCAGAAAAAGTTAATGTTCCGTTCCTCGGAAAACTGCCGGGCGACATCTATATAAAGCGGAAGAATTTCCAGTTTTATTTCCCGATTGTCACGTGCATCGTTCTAAGTCTGCTATTGTCATTTATTTTTTATTTGATTTCGTATTTTTCTAAGAGATAA